Part of the Geodermatophilus obscurus DSM 43160 genome is shown below.
TCCGAGGTCGCGCGGACGGCGCGGGGGCTGGGGCTGGTGGTCTCGACCGCGCCGGACCTGCTCGACCTCGACGACGAGGACGGCGGCCGCGGCGTCGACCGGCTGTTCCGCCGGCTCGCCCGCGAGCTGACGACGGCCGAGGCCGAGGACCTCCGGGTGGCCACCGACCCACCGGACGGGGGACCGGCCCTGGCCGCGCGGCTGCTCACCGCGCCCACGCTGGCCGTGGAACTGGCCCGCCGCGGGGTCACCGCGGAGATCGGCCTGCTGGCCGAGGCCGAGCTCTGGTCGGTGTACCAGCCGATCGTCCGGCTCGACGACCGCGCCGTCGTCGCGCAGGAGGCGCTGTTGCGCGGAACGGTCGACGGCCGGGAGGTGGGCGGTGAGGACCTCTTCTTCGTCGCCGAGTCGGCCGGCTGGCTGCCGCGGCTGGACCGCATCGGCCGCGAGTCGGCGATCACGGGCGCGGCCCCCTGGCTCGGGGACGCCGACCTGTTCGTCAACTCCGACCTGGCGTCGGTGCACCGGCCGGAGGTGAGCCTGGCCGGCACCCGGCAGGCGCTGCACGACGCCGGCATCGACCCGTCCCGGCTGGTCGTCGAGGTGGGCGAGGTGTCCGCCGTCAAGGACCGCGGGCACCTGTTCTCGGTGCTCGAGCACCACCGCTCGCTCGGCTGGCGGGTGGCGCTGGACGACGTCGCGGCGGGCTGGTCGAGCCGCTCGCTGATGGCGATCGTCCGCCCGGACGTCGTCAAGCTGGGCCGGGCGCTGGTGCAGGCGCTGCCCGACGAGGGCGCACGCACCATGGTCCGCTCGGTCGTCGAGCACGCGCACACCCTGGGCGCCCAGGTCGTGGCCGAGGGCGTGGAGACCGAGCGGATCGCCGACGAGGTGACCCGGCTCGGCGCCGACCTGGGTCAGGGCTGGCTGTTCGGCCGCCCCGTCCCGCCGCCGGCCGCGCGGCTCAGTGCAGGCCCCAGCCGGTGAGCGCCGGCCGGGCGTGCTCGTGCCCGAGGACGCCGTAGGAGCCGGCCGGTAGCGCGAACAGGGCCCCGGCCGCGGGCTCAAGCCGCAGCCAGCGGGCGGTGAGGACGCGCAGCACGTGCCCGTGGGCGACCAGCACCACGTCGCCGTCCTCCAGCAGCGGCCGGGCGCGGTCGAGCACCCGGTCCACCCGCGCGCCGACGTCCTGCAGGGTCTCGCCCGGTGTCGCCCCGGGGATGGTGCCGTCGACCCACACCGACCAGGTCCGGCCCATCTCCTCGCTGATCTCCGCCGTCGTCCGCCCCTCGTAGCCGCCGTAGTCGATCTCCACGAGGTCCTCGTCGGTGGCGGTCGGGGTGAGCCCGGCCAGCTCGGCGGTCCGCTGCGCCCGCAGCCGGGGGCTCACCCACACGGCCGCGAACCTGCGGTCCCCGAACTCGCCGCGCAGCCGGCGGGCCTGCTCCTCGCCCTCGGGCAGCAGCGGCAGGTCGGTCACGCTGGTGTGCTGGCCGCTGAGGCTCCACTCGGTCTGCCCGTGCCGCAGCACCACGATCTCGCCCATGGGCCCTCCTAGCTGTGTCGGCGGTCACATCCTGGAAGAGCAACACCCAGTGCGGGTGCTGCCGCGCATGACGGACCCCGTGGCACCTGGCCGCGGGCCGACCCTGCGGAGGCAGCATGACCACGGTCGCGCCCAGCGACACCTTCTCGATCGGCGGGGACCTGCCCGTCCACCGCCTCGGCTACGGCGCCATGCAGCTGCCCGGCCCCGGCGTGTGGGGCGAGCCGGCCGACCCGGAGAACGCCCGCCGCGTCGTCCGCGCCGCCGTCGAGCAGGGCGTCGACTTCATCGACACCGCCGACTCCTACGGCCCGGTGGTCAGCGAGCGGATCATCGCCGAGGCGTTGCACCCCTACCCGGAGGACCTGGTCATCGCGACCAAGGCCGGCCTGACCCGGCAGGGCCCGGGCATCTGGACGCCGGTCGGCCGCCCGGCCTACCTCAAGCAGCAGGTGGAACTGTCGCTGCGCACGCTGCGGCTGGAGCGCATCGACCTCATCCAGCTTCACCGCATCGACGGCGAGGTGCGGCTGGCCGACCAGCTCGGCGCCTTCAAGGAGCTGCAGGAGGAGGGCAAGGTCCGCCACATCGGCGTCTCGGAGGTGTCGGTGGCCGAGCTGGACGAGGCCCGCTCGATCGTCGACGTCGTCAGCGTCCAGAACCTCTACAACCTCACCAACCGCCAGTCGCAGGACGTCCTCGACCACGCCACCGAGCACGGCATCGGCTTCATCCCGTGGTTCCCGATCGCGACCGGTGACCTGGCCGCGCCGGACAGCCCGGTCGCCGACATCGCCCGCGAGCTGGACGCCACGCCGTCCCAGGTGGCGCTGGCCTGGCTGCTGCACACGTCGCCGGTCGTCCTGCCGATCCCCGGCACCAAGTCCGTCGAGCACCTGACGGAGAACCTGGGTGCGGCGCAGCTGCGTCTCTCCGACGAGGACATGGCCCGGCTGGACGCGCTGGCCTGAAGGGGGATCCGCCGGAGTGCCCCCGTCCCGGGTCCCGCCCTGAGCTTGCGAAGGATGGGGAGGGCGGGGTCCTTCTTCAGCGCCAGCGGCGCAGCGACCCGGGACGCAGTCGGCGCCGGCCCGGCCGCTCCTCGGCGCGCCGCGCGGGCCGCACCTGGTACGGCAGAGCCGCGCGGCGCACCGGGGACGGGGTGCGGGCCGAGGGTAGCGGGACGGCGGGACGCGGGTCCCCGGCGTCCACGGGGCCGTCGAGCTCCAGCCGCTCCCCGAGCCCGGCGGAGCGGACGAGGCGGCGGGTCGCCGCGGGGGCGCCCACGATGCGGCAGCGGCGGCCGGCCGGGATCAGCGCGTCGGTGAACACGGCCAGCACCTGCAGGCCCGCGCAGTCGCGGAAGCAGGCGCCGGCGACGTCCACGACCACCGCTCCGCGCCCGCCGACCGCAGCCTCCTGCAGGGTCCTGGTGAGCCGGTCAGCGGCCACCACGTCGACGTCGCCGGTCAGCCGGACGACGACCTGGTCAGGAGCGTGGACAACTGCGGTCTGCAGGTGCGGCACGGGTACCTCGGCAGGGGTGTGCTGCACCGCCAGCGGTTTCGGGCGGTCACCCTACGTTAACGCCGCAACGCCGGTGACGACAAACGGTGCTCGCGCGGTTGCACAGCGCGGTGTGCAACCGCCGGGGACCCGCTGCGGCCGGGCGTGACGCGCGGCACCATGTCGGCGTGGACGCCGAGGACTTCCGCCAGGTCAGGAACGCCGTCCGGCAGCTGGTGCGGGAGGTGGTCGTCCCGCTCGAGGAGCGCATCGAGGACGAGGACCGCATCCCCGACGAGCTGCGCGCCCGGGCCGCCGAGATGGGCCTGTTCGGCTACGCGCTGCCCGAGGAGCACGGCGGCCTGGACGTCACGATGGCCGAGGACGTCGAGCTGGCCTTCGAGTTCGGCTACACCACACCGGCCTTCCGCTCGCTGTTCGGCACCAACAACGGCATCGCCGGCCAGGTGATCGCGAAGTTCGGCAGCGACGAGCAGAGGAAGACGTACCTGCCGCGGCTGGCGTCCGGCGAGCTGATCGGCTCCTTCGCGCTGACCGAGGCCGAGGCCGGCTCGGACCCGGCGGGGCTGCGCACCACCGCCCGGCGGAACGGCGACGGCTGGGTGCTCAACGGGACGAAGCGCTACATCACCAACGCGCCGATCGCCGACCTCTTCGTCGTCTTCGCCCGCAGCGACCCGGCCGAGAAGGGCGGGCGCGGGATCTCCAGCTTCGTCGTCGACGCGAAGGCGCCCGGGGTCACCGTGGGTCCGCGCGACAAGAAGATGGGCCAGGCCGGCGCCTGGACCGCCGAGGTGTTCCTCGACGACGCCCGTGTGCCCGCCGACGCGCTCATCGGCGAGGAGGGCCGCGGCTACGCCAAGGCGCTGACCGTGCTCTCGCGCGGCCGGCTGCACATCGCCGCGCTCTGCGTCGGGATGGCGCAGCGGGTGCTGGACGAGTCGGTGGCCTACGCCGCGACCGCGAAGCAGGGCGGCGCCCCGGTCGGCCGGTTCCAGCTGGTGCAGGCGCAGCTCGCCGACACGCACGCCGAGCTTCTGGCCGGCCGGGCGATGGTCCGCGACGTCGCCGCGCGCTACGACACCGGCGAGGACACCTCGATCGGCCCGTCGTCGGCCAAGCTCTTCTGCACCGAGATGGTCGGCCGGGCCGTCGACCGCGCGGTGCAGGTGCACGGCGGCCTGGGCTACCTGCGGACGACACCGGTCGAGCGCTTCTACCGCGACGCCCGGCTCTACCGGCTCTACGAGGGCACCAGCGAGGTGCAGCGGGTGATCATCGGCGGCGGGCTGCTCCGGGACGCCGGCATGCCGCGGGGCTGAAGGAGGGTCCTCCTGCCGAGCCCTGCGAGGGGTGAGGGGACGGGTCCTCCCGCTGGTCGGCGCCGCCGTCCGCGCCGAGGTGGGCGCGTGGACGGTGCGGGAACCGGATCAGCGCGAGTGGAGCTGCAGCGAGCCGACGGGGAGCAGCCGGCGGCCAGCAGCGCCCGCAGGCCGGCCGCGTTGCCCGGCGACACCGCGGCGACGACGAGCTCGCCGGCGAGCACCTGCCCCAGCGCGGCGGCCACCAGGGCAGCGCCCGCGCCCCGGCCCCGCCGCTCGGGCTCCAGCTCGGTGACGCCGCCGACGCCGCTGCCGAGCACGGCCACCGCCGAGCGGGCCGGGTAGGGGAGGCCGAGGACCACGTCGAGGCCGCCAGGTCCACGACCGCGTGCACCGCGCCGCGCCACGAGTCGTCCGCCTCCCGGCCGGCGTAGGTGTCGCGGTTGGCGGGCGCGGAGAAGTCGATCGGCACGGTCGGACCCTCAGGTCGCGCGGGGTCCGGGGACGTTGGCCGGGTCGCCGGCGGGGTCGCGCTCGGGCCCGCCGGCCGGGCTCAGCAGCGGGCCGGGTGCACCCTCGCCGCGGCCGAGCGCGGCGACGAACTGGCGCAGCACGTCGTCGCCACTGTGGGCCGGCACCCAGTCCAGCAGCCGGCGGGCGCGGCTGCTGTCCAGCGCCGGCGCCTGGGTGCCGAGGTCGAGCCAGCCGGGCTCGGTCGGCACGAGGTGGGCGTGGAAGGCGGCCGACAATGCCGTCCGCAGTGCGATCGCCGGTACCGGCACCCGCACCGAGCCGAGGGCGCGTGCCAGGGCGTCGGCGTCGAACGTCGGCTCGGCGGCCAGGTTGAACGGCCCTCCGGCCCGGCGGTCCAGCATCGCCACCAGCGCGTCGGCGACGTCGTCGGCGTGCACGAACTGCACGCGCAGCGCGGGCAGCGGCAGCGGCAGCAGCTTGGCCACCTGGCCGGGCAGCAGCCGGGCGGCGCCGAACAGCAGCGGCCCGAGGAAGTACCGGCCGATCTCGCTGCTGGCCTCCGGCTGCAGCACCAGCGTCGGGCGCACGACGGTCAGCGTCGTCCCCTCCCGGGAGCCGAGCAGCTCGCGGACCACCAGCTCGGCCTGGGACTTGTCGCGGCTGTACTGGGAGCTCGGGATGCCGGTGACCGGCCAGTCCTCGGCGACCTCCCGGTCCCCGCCGCCGGCGGCGTAGGCGCCGAGCGAGGACAGGTGCACGACGTGGCCCACGCCCGCGGCCGCGGCCGCGCGCGCCAGCCGGCGGGTGCCCTCGACGTTGACGCGGTGCAGCCGCTCCGGCTGCCGACCCGGCTGGATCGCCCAGGCCAGGTGGACGACGGCGTCGACGCCGTCGAGGAAGCGGGTGAGCTCGTGCTCGCTGCGGGTCTCGCCGAGGTCGGCCAGGTGCCACCGGACGCCGTCGTAGGGAGCGAGGCTCGGCGGCTGCCGCCGGGCCAGCCCCCGCACCTCCGCGACGCCGCTGCCGGGCGCGGTGAGCCGGCGCAACAGCGCCGTCCCCACGTTGCCACTGGCGCCGGTGACGGCGATCTTCAGGCCCTGAAGGCGGTCGCGGGTGGGTTCAGCCATGTCCCGCCGCTACCCCCGCCGCGGCCGGTGTACCCGGCGTCTGCGGTCCGGAGTGCCGGGGGCGCAGCCGCAGGGACACCAGCGCGACGAGCAGCAGCGCCCGGGCGGCCGCCCAGAACCCGGCGGGGTCCCCGCCGCCCCGACCAGGCGCGGCACCAGCAGGCTGCCCCCTTTGCACGGAGCTCTGCGCACGGCGGCCGGCAGCCCCTCGTGATCATCGGCAGATGGCTGGTCGACACGCCGAGCACGGCCGCCGCACGCCGATGATCACGGGGGCGCGGCGGGCGCGTCAGCCGACGGGGGTCTCCAGCGACTGGCCGCGGCGCTCCGGCAGCAGGCAGGCGGCCAGCGCGGCGACCACGAAGAAGGCGGCGAAGGTGCCGAACACCAGGCCGTTGCCGCCGGCGGTCAGCAGCGGGGGCACGCACAGCGGGGCGGCGATCGAGGCGAGGCGCCCGAAGCCTGCGGCGGCGCCGGCGCCGGTGGCCCGCAGTGCGGTCGGGTAGACCTCCGGCGTCACGGCGTAGACCGCGCCCCAGGCCCCCAGGTTGAAGAACGACAGCACCATGCCGGTGACCAGGACCGCGGTGTCGCCGGCGGCCACTGCGAACAGCCCGGCGCCGGCGGCGGAGCCGAGCAGGAACACCACCAGCGTCGGCCGGCGGCCCCACCGCTCGATGAGCAGGGCCGCGGCGGCGTAGCCGGGCAGCTGGGCGAGCGTGATGAGCAGCGTGAAGCCGAACGAGCGCACCAGCGAGAAGCCCGAGGCGACCAGCAGCGTCGGCAGCCAGATGAAGGCGCCGTAGTAGGCGAAGTTGATGCCGAACCACACCGCCCACAGCGCCGCCGTCCGCCGGCGGGAGCCCACCGCCCACAGCGCGCCGGGTCGCGGTGCCGGCGTCGGCCGCGCCGGGGCCGACGGCACCGGGTCGACCCCGGCCGCCGACTCGAACCGGCGCACCGCGGCCTCGGCCTCGTCGGTCCGGCCACGCAGCTCCAGGAAGCGCACCGACTCCGGCAGCCCCCGGCGCACGACCACCGCGTACAGCGCGGGGACGGCGCCCAGCGCCAGCGCCCACCGCCAGCCGTCGTCGCTGCCGGGGACGACGAGATAGCCGATCAGCGCCGCCAGCAGCCAGCCGACCGCCCAGAACGCCTCCAGCGCCACGACCACGCGGCCGCGCACCCGGGCCGGGGCGTACTCGCTGACCAGCGTCGAGGCGACCGGCAGCTCGGCGCCCAGCCCCAGCCCGATGAGGAAGCGGAACACCAGCAGCGAGGCCACCGACCACGCCAGCGCGGCGGCGCCGGTGGCCACGCCGAAGACCAGCAGGGTGAGTGCGAAGACCTGCCGCCGGCCGATGCGGTCGGCCAGCAGGCCGCCGAGCGTGGCGCCCAGCGCCATCCCGACGAAGCCGATGGAGCCGATCCAGGACAGCTCGGTCGGGGTCAGCGACCACTGGACGGCGAGCGCGGCCATCACGAAGGAGATGAGGCCGACGTCCATCGCGTCCAGCGCCCAGCCCAGGCCGGAGCCCACCACGAGCCGGCCGTGCTCGCGGGTGAACGGCAGCCGGTCCAGCCGCTCCGCTCGGGTCGCCGAGGTGGTGGTCGCGTCGGATCTCACGGGCGGGCGCCGTACCCCGCGCCGTCGGCGGTCACGCGGCGGGCGGGTCAGCCGTCGTTGTCCTGGTCGGTGTCCCCGACCTCCTCCTCGACCTCGTTGCCGGCGTCCTCGACCTCCTGCTCGACGCCGTCGTCCACGACGTCGGAGCCGCACGCGGCGGTGGTGAACGAGGTCGCGGCGAGGGCGACGCCGGCGGCGGCGAGGCGCCAGCGGCGGGTGCGGGTGGTCGTCACGGGGTGCTCCCGGGGGTCGGCTGCGGACGGGTCCCGGGTGTGCCCGGGGGAGGCGCACTCCATGCGGCAGCGGGCTACGGTCGCGGTCGTGACGGGACAGCTCGCGGTAGTCAAGGCCTGGCTGCACGCGGTGGACCGGGCCGACGCCGCGGCCGCCATGGCGCTGTGCGCGCCGGACCTGGAGGTCGTCGGGGCCGCGGGGCAGCGTGCGGGGCCGTGAGGTGCTGGGACCGTGGCTGGCGCGGGCCGGGTTCCGCGCCCGCCCGCTGCGCTGGTTCTGCGGTGCCGGCGGGGACGTCGTCGTCGAGCAGGACGCCACCTGGGCAGACCCGGCGACGGGTGCCGAGCGCGGCCGGGCCGTCGTCGCCGCGCGGGTCCTGGTGACCGACGGCGTCATCACCCGCTTCCAGCGCCACGACAACGGCCTGCCCACCGCGCTCGCCGCAGCGGGGCTGCGGGAGTCCGACGAGGTGACCGCGCGGGGCTGACCGGCAGCGGGCAGCGCCCGTCAGCCGTGGGCGCGCACGTGCTCGGTGACCAGCTCGGCGACCCGGTCGGGCGCCAGCTCGGGGATGAAGTGCGGGAGGCCCTCGAGCACCTCGAGCCGGTAGGGAGCGTCGACGAACCGCCGGGTCTGCTCGGTCGCGGTGCGGCCGAGGGCGAAGTCGCGGGTGCTCCACAGGTGCAGCGTCGGCACGCGCACCGTGCCGACCGGGTCGCGGGCGTCCAGGGGCAGCGCGCGGTACCAGGCCAGGGCGGTGCTGAGTGCGCCCGGTTCCTGCATCCGCCGCACGTAGTGCTCGGAGAGCTCGGGCGACAGGCCGCTGGTCAGCAGCACCCGGCGCAGCGCCGCGCCGTCCCCGGCCAGCAGCAGCCGCTCGGGCAGCACCGGCAGCTGGAACAGCCCCATGTACCACGAGCGCAGCGCCTGGTCGCTGGTGACGAAGGCCCTGGCCATCGCCGCCGGGTGCGGCACCGACAGCGCGGTCAGCGTGCGGACCCGCTCGGGGTGCCAGGCGGCGAGCGCCCACCCGACGATGCCGCCCCAGTCGTGCCCGACGACGTGCGCGCTGCCCAGCTCGGCGGCGTCGAGCAGCGCCAGGACGTCGGCGGTCAGCTCCCGCAGCCGGTAGGCCGCGCGGCCCGACGGCCGGGCGCCGGGGGAGTAGCCCCGCTGGTCGGCGGCCAGGGTGCGCAGCCCGGTGCCGTGCAGCCGGTCGGCCACGGCGGTGAAGGAGGCGGCGTCCTGCGGGAAGCCGTGCAGCAGGACGACCGGTTCGCCGTCGGCCGGGCCGCCGTCCCGGACGTCGAAGACCAGACCGTCGCGCGTGAAGCTGTCCACCCCGGCACGGTGCCTGGTGCTCCGGTGCGCCGCCAGTCGGTCCCGGTGGTCGCCGCTCCGCCGCGCCCCGTGAGGACGGTGACGGCCAGGTCGGATCGCCGGTGGTGGCCCGGCAGGTCGACAATGGACGAGTGACGGCCTCGGAGGAGCTCATCGTCCTGCTCGACGACGACGGGACGGCGATCGGCGCGATGCCCAAGCCGCTGGTGCACCACGGCGAGACGCCGCTGCACCGGGCCTTCTCGGCGTACCTGTTCGACGAGGCCGGCCGGCTGCTGGTCACCCGCCGCGCGGAGGGGAAGCAGACCTTCCCGGGCATGTGGACCAACACCGTCTGCGGCCACCCCGGCCCCGGTGAGGACGACGCCGCGGCGATCGCCCGCCGCGCCGCCTTCGAGCTGGGCCTGCAGGTCGACGAGCTGCGCCCGGCGCTGCCCGGATACCGCTACCGCGCGGAGTTCCGCGGCGTCGTGGAGAACGAGGTTTGCCCGGTCTACCTGGGCCGCTTCGCCGGCACCCCGGCGCCGGACCCCGGCGAGGTCGGCGAGTGGGAGCTGCTGGACTGGGCGACCTTCCGCGAGCGGCAGGAGACCCAGGACCCCGACGCCTGGTCACCGTGGTGCCGCGAGCAGGCCCGCCTCATCGAGGAGGCGGGGCTGGTCCCGGTCGGCTGACCGTCCGGCCCGCATCAGAGCACCGAGAAGCCCGCGGGGAGGCCGGTCCGGCCGGTGAGGGCGAGGAGGAGCGGGCCGGCGAGGCCCTCGGAGGAGCCGAGGTCGGCGACCAGCCGCAGTGCCTGCGACGCAGCCGTCGCCGGGACGTCCAGGGGCGCCCCCAGTGCAGTGGCGAGGTCCGCGGTGTGGACCGCCAGCTCGAACGTGCGCGTGGGCAGGTAGTCCGCCAGCCGCATGCCACCCGCGATCGTCGTCACCAGCTCCGTGCCCTTCCGGGCCTCGACGAGCGGGAGCACGCGCCCGGCGATCTCCGCCACGGCGGCTGTCGGGTCACTGCCCAGGGCGGCCCCGGCGTCCCGTCCGCGCGCCGCGACAGCCGGATCGGCGGCCACTGCGCGCGTCGCACGGAAGTAGTCACCGGCCGAGGCCACCTCGACGGTCGCGGCGGGGCGGGCGAGGTAGGTCTCCACCGTCAGGAGCGAGCGGCTCGTGTGGCCCACGAGGGCGCGGACGTCCCACTCGCCCAGGGCGGGCCGGGACCACCGGTCGCCGACGAGGGCGGCCGTCCGGACGAACCACTGCGCGGCGTCGGCGAACGCCCGCCGCGAGTCGTCCCACGCGACGTCCATGCGGGCGACGCTAGCCCCGACGCGGCCGGGCGCGGACAGGCCGCGGACGGCGGATGCGGCGCGCATCGCGAGACGCCGAGCACGGCCGGTGACCGTCGGGGCGCGGACGGTACCGGCCACTCGGGGGCCTCGTGTCGGTGCCCGGGCGGACACGTGTCCCTCCCTAGCGTCCGCCGCATGGAGCGCCGACGGTTCCTCCTCTTCCTCGCCGCGGGGCTGGCCGGCACGGCCGTGGGCCGTGGCACGGTCGGCCTCGTCGACCCCACGCGGGCGCCGATGAGCACCGCCGCGGCGGCCGAACCGGCGAGCGCGCCCGCGCTGCCCGGCGTGCTGCCCACGCCGACGGGGGTGGTGGACCGGCTGCCCGGTGAGGGCACCTCGCTGGCGCTGACCCTCGACGACGGCACCAGCTCGGAGGTCGTCGGGTCGGTCTGCCGGTTCGCCGAGGACTCCGGCGTCCGGCTGACCCTCTTCCCCAACGGCCGCTACTCCTCCTGGGAGGAGAACGCCGACCGGCTGCAGCCGCTCGTCGACTCCGGACAGGTCGCGCTGGGCAACCACACCTGGTCGCACCCGGACCTGACCACCCTCTCCGAGGACGGGATCGCCGAGGAGATCGGCCGCAACCGGGACTGGATCGAGAGCACCTTCGGCGTCCGGACGCCGTTCATGCGCCCGCCCTTCGGGTCGCACGACGACCGGGTCGACCGGATCAGCGCCGACCTCGGGCACCCGACGATCGTCATGTGGAACGGCACGCTGGAGGACAACCGGCTGCTCACCCCGGCCGAGCTCATGGCCGCCGCGCGCGAGTGGTTCACCGCGCAGGCGGTCATCGTGGGCCACGTCAACCAGCCGACGATCACCACCGTCTACGACGAGCTGCTGGAACTGATCGCCGAGCGCGGGCTGCAGACGGTGACGCTCGCCGACGTGTGGAGCACGGGCCTGGGCGGGGTTCGGACGGCGTCCGGGAGGGCGGCCACTGCGTGATCGTCCGACCTGCGACGGGCGGCCGCATCCACCAGGCTGGTCGGCGACATCCCGATCGACAGACGGAGGAGCGGATGGCCGACAGCAGGGCGTTGCAGGGACGGGTCGCCCTCGTCACGGGCGGCGCGAGCGGACTGGGCCGGGCCACCTGCGTGGCACTGGCCGAGGCCGGTGCGCACGTGGCGATCGCCGACATCGACCCGGCCGGCAGTGAGGCGACGTCGAAGCTGGTGGCCGACGCGGGCGGGTCGGCGGAGGTCGTCGCGCTCGACGTGACCGAGGACGCGAGCCGCCGCGCGGTGGTGCAGCAGCTCTTCGACGTGCACGGCGACGCCTTCGACGTCCTGGCCAACGTCGCCGGCATCGACCGGCCCGGCTACATCACCGACATCGACCTCGCGGACTACCAGCGGGTGCAGGCGGTCAACTGCGAGGGGCCGGTCTTCCTGACCAGCGAGTTCATGAAGCGGGTGCAGCACCTGCCGGAGGGCCGCACCGCCGACGTGGTGCACATCGTGAGCCTGTCGGCGATCACCTCGGGCAGCGGCGCGATCGCCTACAACGGCTCCAAGGCCGGGTTCCTCAATGCCACCAGGTGCATCCAGCGGGAGCTGCGCGAGAAGGCGGTGCGCGGTGCGGACGGCGTCGAGCGGCCCTTCCCGTGCCGCGTGCAGGCGGTCATCCCCGCGGCGATGGACACGCCGATGATGGAGCAGTGGGGCATCCCGGCCCACCTGATGATGCCGCCGTCGGCGGTCGCGCAGATGGTGCGCTACCTGGTGACGCTGCACCCGGCGGCCTTCGTGCCGGAGATGCAGATCATGCCGC
Proteins encoded:
- a CDS encoding polysaccharide deacetylase family protein; the protein is MERRRFLLFLAAGLAGTAVGRGTVGLVDPTRAPMSTAAAAEPASAPALPGVLPTPTGVVDRLPGEGTSLALTLDDGTSSEVVGSVCRFAEDSGVRLTLFPNGRYSSWEENADRLQPLVDSGQVALGNHTWSHPDLTTLSEDGIAEEIGRNRDWIESTFGVRTPFMRPPFGSHDDRVDRISADLGHPTIVMWNGTLEDNRLLTPAELMAAAREWFTAQAVIVGHVNQPTITTVYDELLELIAERGLQTVTLADVWSTGLGGVRTASGRAATA
- a CDS encoding SDR family NAD(P)-dependent oxidoreductase: MADSRALQGRVALVTGGASGLGRATCVALAEAGAHVAIADIDPAGSEATSKLVADAGGSAEVVALDVTEDASRRAVVQQLFDVHGDAFDVLANVAGIDRPGYITDIDLADYQRVQAVNCEGPVFLTSEFMKRVQHLPEGRTADVVHIVSLSAITSGSGAIAYNGSKAGFLNATRCIQRELREKAVRGADGVERPFPCRVQAVIPAAMDTPMMEQWGIPAHLMMPPSAVAQMVRYLVTLHPAAFVPEMQIMPRLEPNFPR